A single genomic interval of Mucilaginibacter robiniae harbors:
- a CDS encoding undecaprenyl-phosphate glucose phosphotransferase: MQNRYLYTLRFVLGGVDFVCINIVFLMAYYFTSQIQHHFVLTNYLQLLIANNLLWVISASCLHLYHKKTVFSSKTLFALRWKCGVMHVLWLGTIILMTNQLQAVYLFLLLLCLLLNLHLIFSQLSYHIVEPLLKQRFKFKKPIALLGITPNSAQLASFLKSKNAKYNLNRFLDEHECLMMDETPVSLADTREQIRKAADNGINEVYVALTPDRRMADIEELIKEAHNQCIRLCLVPDYSYSFTKNTLSAINPHAARIEEMQSRFIKRLFDLVFSSMVIIFILSWLYPILALIIKCQSPGPVLFKQLRSGRNNDEFWCYKFRSMRVNQTADQKQASKNDDRITPFGRFLRKSSLDELPQFFNVFLGDMSVVGPRPHMLKHTEQYRNLIDRYMARHYLKPGITGWAQVNGYRGETKEIPQMKKRVDYDLWYLDNWSVTLDVKIIYLTVANIINGEENAY; encoded by the coding sequence ATGCAAAACCGTTATTTATACACGTTACGATTTGTACTGGGTGGTGTTGATTTTGTATGTATAAACATAGTCTTTTTGATGGCTTATTATTTTACTAGCCAAATACAACACCATTTTGTACTAACAAACTATTTACAACTACTAATTGCTAACAACTTACTATGGGTAATAAGCGCAAGCTGTTTACACTTATATCATAAAAAAACAGTATTTAGCTCAAAAACGCTTTTTGCCTTACGGTGGAAGTGCGGTGTGATGCATGTATTGTGGTTAGGTACCATTATTTTAATGACTAACCAATTACAGGCAGTTTACCTCTTTTTGCTTCTGCTTTGCTTGCTGTTAAACTTACATTTGATATTTAGCCAGCTGAGTTACCATATAGTAGAACCATTATTAAAACAACGGTTTAAGTTTAAGAAGCCTATTGCACTGTTGGGTATAACACCAAACAGTGCACAGCTTGCTAGCTTTTTAAAAAGCAAAAATGCCAAATACAACTTGAATCGTTTTTTAGATGAGCATGAATGCTTAATGATGGACGAAACGCCAGTAAGTTTGGCAGATACTCGGGAGCAAATCAGAAAAGCTGCTGACAATGGAATAAATGAAGTATATGTTGCCCTAACGCCCGACAGGAGGATGGCTGACATAGAAGAACTCATTAAAGAAGCGCATAATCAATGCATAAGATTATGCTTGGTGCCTGATTATAGTTACTCTTTTACCAAAAATACACTTTCGGCAATAAATCCTCATGCGGCTCGGATTGAAGAGATGCAGAGTCGTTTTATAAAAAGGTTGTTTGATTTAGTGTTTAGCAGTATGGTAATTATTTTCATATTAAGTTGGCTATATCCTATACTGGCGCTTATTATTAAATGCCAAAGTCCGGGGCCCGTATTGTTTAAACAATTGCGTAGCGGCAGAAACAATGACGAATTCTGGTGCTACAAATTTAGGAGCATGCGTGTAAACCAAACTGCCGATCAGAAGCAAGCCAGTAAAAACGATGATCGTATTACACCTTTTGGCCGGTTTTTACGAAAATCAAGCTTGGATGAGCTTCCGCAATTCTTTAATGTTTTTTTGGGTGATATGAGTGTGGTAGGGCCGAGGCCACACATGTTAAAGCATACAGAACAGTATCGAAATTTGATTGACCGGTATATGGCTCGCCACTACTTAAAACCAGGTATAACCGGATGGGCTCAGGTTAATGGTTATAGGGGTGAGACTAAAGAAATACCACAAATGAAGAAAAGGGTTGATTATGATTTGTGGTATTTAGATAACTGGTCCGTTACGCTGGATGTAAAGATTATATACTTAACTGTTGCTAACATCATTAATGGTGAAGAAAATGCCTATTAG
- the fcl gene encoding GDP-L-fucose synthase, with protein MEKGAKIYIAGHRGMVGSAIVRKLQAEGYQHLITRTSSELDLRNQQQVQDFFAREQPEYVFLAAAKVGGIVANNTYRGEFLYDNLQIQNNIIHASYLQGVKKLMFLGSSCIYPKLAPQPLKEAYLLTGLLEETNEPYAIAKIAGIKLCDAYRAQYGCNYISVMPTNLYGYNDNYHPQNSHVLPAMIRRFHEAKEQGLQEVVIWGTGTPRREFLFADDLAAACYYLMEHYNEPGLVNIGTGEDISIRELAELVSQVVGYEGSISLDTSKPDGAPRKLMDVSKLHEWGWHHTIELPQGIQLAYQDFLLKQKEKEDLPA; from the coding sequence ATGGAAAAAGGAGCAAAGATATACATTGCCGGACATCGCGGCATGGTCGGCTCGGCTATTGTGCGCAAGCTGCAGGCCGAGGGCTACCAACACCTTATTACACGCACCTCCTCAGAGCTGGACTTAAGAAACCAGCAGCAGGTGCAGGACTTTTTTGCCCGCGAGCAGCCCGAGTACGTGTTTTTGGCTGCGGCCAAGGTGGGCGGCATTGTGGCCAACAACACCTACCGGGGCGAGTTCTTGTATGACAACTTGCAGATTCAAAACAACATCATTCATGCCTCGTATCTGCAAGGCGTCAAAAAGCTGATGTTTTTAGGTTCGAGCTGCATTTACCCCAAGTTAGCCCCGCAGCCGCTCAAAGAAGCGTATCTGCTGACGGGCCTGTTGGAGGAAACCAACGAGCCGTATGCCATTGCCAAGATTGCCGGCATTAAGCTGTGCGATGCTTACCGGGCACAGTACGGGTGTAACTACATCTCAGTGATGCCCACCAACTTGTATGGCTATAATGACAACTACCATCCGCAGAACTCGCATGTACTGCCGGCGATGATCAGAAGGTTTCATGAAGCCAAAGAGCAGGGGCTGCAAGAAGTGGTAATTTGGGGTACGGGTACACCGCGCAGAGAGTTTTTGTTTGCCGATGATCTGGCAGCTGCTTGTTATTACCTGATGGAGCACTACAATGAGCCGGGACTGGTAAACATCGGCACGGGCGAGGATATCAGCATTCGGGAGCTGGCCGAGTTAGTGAGTCAGGTGGTGGGCTATGAGGGCTCGATCAGTTTGGATACCAGCAAGCCTGATGGTGCCCCGCGTAAGCTCATGGACGTGTCTAAGCTGCATGAATGGGGCTGGCACCACACCATTGAACTGCCGCAAGGCATCCAACTCGCTTACCAGGACTTCCTCCTTAAACAAAAGGAAAAAGAGGATTTGCCTGCTTAA
- the gmd gene encoding GDP-mannose 4,6-dehydratase translates to MKKAIVTGITGQDGAYLTELLLEKGYEVHGIKRRSSLFNTDRIDHLYQDPHEGNPRMVLHFGDLSDSTNLIRIIQQVQPDEIYNLGAMSHVKVSFDTPEYTANADGIGTLRILEAVRLLGLTEKTRIYQASTSELYGLVQAVPQSETTPFYPRSPYAVAKLYGYWITVNYREAYNMYACNGILFNHESPLRGETFVTRKITRAVAKIAMGLQDKLYLGNLDAQRDWGHAKDYVEAMYLILQQEKPEDFVIATGVTTRVREFVRLAFERVGIEVTFRGEGASEKGYVVSCTNPDYQIEEGTEVVAVDPKYFRPTEVDLLIGDPTKSQTQLGWKPKYDLQALVSEMVDADVELFQKEKLLKDSGYKIKNQYE, encoded by the coding sequence ATGAAAAAAGCGATAGTTACCGGGATCACGGGTCAGGATGGGGCCTACTTAACGGAGTTGTTATTGGAAAAGGGCTATGAGGTGCATGGCATCAAGCGTAGGTCTTCTTTGTTCAACACCGACCGCATTGACCACTTGTACCAGGATCCGCATGAGGGTAACCCGCGCATGGTGCTGCACTTTGGGGATCTGTCCGACTCGACCAATCTGATCCGCATTATTCAGCAGGTACAACCCGATGAGATCTATAACCTGGGTGCCATGTCGCACGTGAAGGTAAGCTTTGATACGCCGGAGTACACCGCCAATGCCGATGGTATCGGTACGCTGCGCATCCTGGAAGCGGTACGCCTATTGGGCTTAACGGAAAAGACCCGCATCTATCAGGCTTCTACCTCGGAGCTATACGGACTGGTGCAGGCCGTGCCACAATCCGAAACTACGCCGTTCTACCCGCGTTCGCCTTATGCCGTAGCTAAGCTGTACGGCTACTGGATTACTGTGAATTATCGGGAAGCTTACAACATGTATGCTTGCAATGGTATTTTGTTTAACCACGAAAGCCCGCTGCGTGGCGAAACCTTCGTGACCCGTAAGATCACCCGTGCGGTAGCGAAGATTGCTATGGGCTTACAAGATAAGCTATACTTGGGCAACTTGGATGCACAGCGCGACTGGGGACATGCCAAAGACTATGTAGAGGCCATGTATCTGATCCTGCAACAAGAGAAACCCGAAGACTTCGTGATTGCCACCGGTGTGACCACCCGTGTACGGGAGTTTGTCCGCCTAGCTTTTGAGCGCGTTGGCATCGAGGTGACCTTCCGCGGCGAAGGTGCGAGCGAGAAAGGCTATGTAGTAAGCTGCACTAACCCGGACTACCAGATAGAAGAAGGCACCGAAGTGGTTGCGGTAGATCCTAAGTACTTCCGCCCAACCGAAGTGGATTTGCTGATTGGTGATCCGACCAAATCCCAAACCCAGCTGGGCTGGAAGCCAAAGTATGACCTGCAAGCGTTGGTAAGCGAGATGGTAGATGCCGATGTGGAGCTGTTCCAGAAAGAAAAGCTGCTGAAGGATTCCGGCTACAAGATCAAAAACCAGTACGAATAA
- a CDS encoding WecB/TagA/CpsF family glycosyltransferase, with protein sequence MAEKDETFKAALMESDVLLPDGVGITVASSFLNRQNIKKIAGADFHHYMLEKMNEQSGSCFYLGSSENTLSKIRERIKEEYPNIRVETYSPPYKPEFTEQDSNDMIAAVNNFQPDVLFIGMTAPKQEKWIHAHKALLNTKVIGSIGAVFDFYAGTIERPPSIWIRFGLEWLGRLVAEPKRMWKRYLYYGPAFVMLLVKNKTKQTFKSNP encoded by the coding sequence ATGGCCGAAAAAGATGAAACTTTTAAAGCTGCTTTAATGGAGTCTGATGTGTTGCTGCCTGATGGTGTTGGCATTACGGTGGCATCTAGCTTTCTAAATCGTCAGAATATTAAAAAGATTGCTGGTGCTGATTTTCATCATTATATGCTGGAAAAGATGAACGAACAATCTGGTTCTTGCTTTTACCTGGGGTCATCCGAAAATACATTATCTAAAATCAGGGAGCGTATAAAAGAAGAATACCCTAACATCAGAGTTGAAACGTATTCTCCGCCTTACAAACCTGAATTTACGGAGCAAGATAGCAATGATATGATTGCAGCCGTTAATAATTTTCAGCCCGATGTATTGTTTATTGGAATGACTGCACCAAAGCAAGAAAAATGGATTCATGCTCATAAAGCTTTATTAAATACTAAAGTAATCGGATCAATAGGTGCTGTGTTTGATTTCTATGCAGGTACTATTGAGCGGCCACCAAGTATATGGATCAGATTTGGATTGGAGTGGTTAGGTAGGCTGGTAGCTGAACCTAAACGTATGTGGAAGCGATACCTATATTATGGGCCTGCATTTGTTATGTTGCTGGTTAAAAATAAAACCAAACAAACGTTCAAGTCTAATCCATAA
- a CDS encoding glycosyltransferase family 4 protein, whose amino-acid sequence MDTQINVIMINEGFYKHGDIARGIEAFIAFNNYQPSAQLHLYGAGCGVGQDVDLWCKKSNIQAPIYFHGEVSSYELKIALNSAKVFLHTSLEKPCPTALIEAMALGVPVIAGKHRGEVSSVLKNGGGELVNVKKVNEITLALLHLALPNYHQQVSNKAREVAVQLFSDRVFNQYLNIYKQQALSA is encoded by the coding sequence ATGGATACACAGATTAATGTTATCATGATTAATGAAGGTTTTTACAAGCACGGTGATATAGCTAGAGGGATAGAAGCATTTATAGCTTTTAATAATTATCAGCCATCTGCTCAATTGCATTTATATGGTGCGGGTTGCGGCGTTGGTCAGGATGTTGATCTTTGGTGTAAAAAAAGCAACATTCAAGCTCCTATTTATTTTCATGGTGAAGTGTCAAGCTATGAATTAAAAATAGCTTTAAATTCTGCAAAAGTATTTTTACACACCTCTTTAGAAAAACCATGTCCGACAGCATTAATCGAGGCCATGGCCTTGGGGGTACCAGTAATTGCCGGCAAGCACAGAGGAGAAGTTTCATCAGTGCTGAAAAACGGAGGTGGAGAATTGGTTAATGTTAAAAAAGTAAATGAGATTACGCTAGCATTGTTACATCTTGCTTTACCTAATTATCATCAACAAGTTTCGAATAAGGCTCGTGAAGTTGCTGTGCAACTCTTTTCAGACCGTGTGTTTAATCAGTACCTTAATATATATAAACAACAAGCTTTAAGTGCATAA
- a CDS encoding UpxY family transcription antiterminator, giving the protein MKTVDSTYKLKAIERRWMVVYTRSKWEKKVDRLLSDQGIASYCPVVKSQRKWADRTKIVEMPLFNSYVFVYATLQEQNTILQTPGVLNFVVHCNKPVLLENTEITRIHSIVKDYVDIETVNLNLLNVGNNVKINNGPLLNHYGKVVQLQGKSVLMVMEKLGCALIVKVPYDHVIGNTSTNLITAKA; this is encoded by the coding sequence ATGAAGACAGTAGATAGCACATATAAATTAAAAGCCATTGAGAGAAGATGGATGGTTGTTTACACACGATCCAAGTGGGAAAAAAAGGTTGATAGATTATTAAGCGATCAGGGAATTGCCTCTTATTGCCCGGTGGTTAAAAGCCAAAGAAAATGGGCTGATCGTACAAAGATTGTTGAAATGCCTTTATTTAATTCATATGTGTTTGTTTATGCAACTCTGCAGGAGCAAAACACAATTTTACAAACCCCTGGTGTATTAAACTTTGTAGTACATTGTAATAAACCAGTTTTATTGGAAAATACCGAAATAACAAGAATCCATTCTATTGTTAAAGATTACGTAGATATAGAAACTGTAAATCTTAACTTATTAAACGTTGGTAATAACGTTAAAATTAACAACGGGCCCCTATTAAATCATTATGGTAAGGTTGTACAGCTACAAGGTAAATCAGTATTAATGGTGATGGAAAAATTAGGCTGCGCCTTAATTGTTAAAGTTCCTTATGATCATGTTATAGGAAATACCAGCACTAATCTTATTACAGCTAAAGCATAA
- a CDS encoding helix-turn-helix transcriptional regulator has protein sequence MNKHYGQIVERIIRRNGYSISELARLMNVNRRSVYNWFNQKRLKSDIIYRISTVLNYDFSVEFPELFTSEDFHKNNNEVKSQKNDVESSEDQSSQIKWKDKYITLLERYNELLANNLNVNSRKL, from the coding sequence ATGAACAAACACTACGGTCAAATTGTAGAAAGAATAATCAGACGCAACGGTTATAGCATAAGTGAGCTTGCGCGTTTGATGAATGTTAACCGTCGGTCTGTATATAACTGGTTTAATCAGAAACGTCTAAAATCTGATATCATTTACCGAATATCTACAGTTTTAAATTATGATTTTTCGGTTGAGTTTCCAGAACTATTCACATCTGAAGATTTTCACAAAAACAATAATGAAGTAAAATCACAGAAAAATGATGTTGAGAGTAGTGAAGATCAGTCTAGCCAAATAAAATGGAAAGACAAATACATTACCCTGCTAGAGAGATACAACGAACTATTAGCCAATAATCTCAACGTTAACTCGAGAAAACTTTAA
- a CDS encoding single-stranded DNA-binding protein: protein MLNNNGINRIYVVGNLLENAINNVSSSHADVVQFPLLITESYVKQGVKKEFEQVFDIMIPRSALYTNIENFVKGRMIHLEGRIQTHSVIDQQGTKSYITQILAHKYSFLN, encoded by the coding sequence ATGCTAAACAACAATGGTATAAACCGAATCTATGTAGTAGGTAATTTACTTGAAAATGCCATTAATAATGTATCAAGTAGCCATGCAGATGTAGTTCAATTTCCTTTGTTAATTACAGAATCATATGTAAAGCAAGGTGTTAAAAAAGAATTTGAGCAAGTATTCGACATAATGATTCCAAGATCAGCTTTATATACTAATATTGAAAACTTTGTAAAAGGGCGTATGATTCATTTGGAAGGCAGAATTCAAACACACTCAGTTATAGACCAGCAAGGCACCAAGAGTTATATAACCCAGATATTGGCACACAAATATTCTTTCTTGAATTAA